Within Triticum dicoccoides isolate Atlit2015 ecotype Zavitan chromosome 1B, WEW_v2.0, whole genome shotgun sequence, the genomic segment GCACGCACCTAATTGAGTACACTTTGTTTGAAAAGTAAAATCATCTGCGCACCCGCTCCATTTGCTGAATATTTCCTTTAATATGCCTTTTTTCTCCATCTTCTCTCAGTCTGTTTTTCTTTTGTCTATTCTCTTTCCATCATTTGTTTATCTGTCATCTTCTTTAAATTGCTCCTTTCATTTTTCTTGGCCTTTGCATATACATAAGGCGTTCATGTTTGTTTTACAAAATGTTGAGGTGATAGCTGTTGGCTGGTCGGGTTCAAAAATAATAATTGTTTACTGGTGGTTGGTCTGTACCaaaattgaactgcaaaaacgtcttgtTTTGGTAAGGAGGGAGTAACAATTTGTGTGTTTCTTAAATACATAAACATATTTCGTAGATGGTATAACGTCACAATATTTTTTCCTATACAAACATGAAAATTCGCCGGAATAATGTATACCTATTCTTTTTTCATGGACCCTGGGCATATTAGAGACATGTTTTAGAATTTCATGTAACAGTTTATTtttcacgcacgcacgcacacacagacGTATTTGTTCAAAATTTATTGCATAAATATGGGGAAAATATATTGAAATCAATCTCGAAGTTGCCAAGCGCCAACTGAAATCGTATTGTTCCTCTCTGAACAGGAGAAGCGGGAACTCATTTTCTTATGCTGACCGGGCTTTTTTTCAGTGAGTGAGCGTGCGGCCCATACGGCTTGGCTTGGCCTGGGCCTGGGCCTGCGTATCCACAGCCTCTTGGACTGATACTATtatctaaaaataaataaaaaaaaattggACTGATACCAGGTTCGGGCAGCCACacactccactccactccactgTCCACTCCACTCCGCACCACAGCCACACACTCCACACTCCACTCCAGCTCCGGCGCGCACGGCAGCTCCGGCAGCGGGACGGCGCTGGTATCTCAGGTACCCGCCTCTCCCTTTCTCTTCACGGgccttccttcttcctcccatGCTCGCTCGGGATTTGGGTCCCGCTGCCCAATCCGGCCGCTTCCGCTGGCAATGCACGCCAGATGTTCGACGCATTGCCGCCTCGCCGGAGAATGCTCCCGTTCCGTGGTTCTCATCGGTGTTCTTGTCTCGTTTGCGACGTCGGAGAATGAGGCGGCGTTCGCTGATGCCGTTGCTTGCTTGTTTCCAAGGGTTGATGGCGGCAGAGAAGAAACCCCACCTGCAGCCGCCGGCGCTGTCGTGGTCGTCCATCCCGCTGGAGCTGGCCGGCCTGGTGCTCGGCCTGCTCCCCGCGCAGGCCGACCGCGCCCGCTTCGCCGCGGTGTGCCCGCAGTGGCGTGCCGCCgcgaggcagcagcagcggctgcCCTCGCCGCTGCCGCTGATCGCGCTCCCCGACGGCACCTTCTACAGCCTCCCCTATACCAAGCCCTTCCGTTTCCCTGGCTGCGGCTTCGCCGGCTACCAGAGCGCCTGCGGCAGCTGGCTCGTCTTCCCCCGCGACGACGGCTGCTTCCTGGTCGACCCCTTCTCCAGGGAAACGgtgacgctccctcctctctccagcGTCCGGCTCCGGCCTCCGAATGCAGTCGCGAAATGGTCGTATGAGCATGGGGCAAAACTGGCCGACCCTTACCTCACATGGATGCATGTGAAGGACTCGGAAGAGCTGCATATCAGTAAGCTAGTCCTGTGCTCGAAGAATCTTGTTGCTGCCCTCGTCGGCATTGGATATACCAGTCAGATTCTGATGTGCCAGCCAGGGGCCTTGTCGTGGTCGGTACGCGCGTACGATCGGTGCAAGGGGTTTGAAGACATGGCATTCTACCGGGGCAAGCTCTACGCCCTCACCAAAGACGAGAACCTTCTTATGGTGAACATCAGCCAGGACCATAGCACCGGTGATCCACAGGTTTCTCGATTTGGACAAGTCATCAAGGGTGATCCATGGTTTTCATACGTGTTCGGCACCACCACCATGCTCTGCAAGAAGCTCTACCTGGTTGAATCCTGTGGGGCAATGCTGATGGTACGCAGGACGATTTTCTGCCGGGTTCCTGATGACGGTGGAGCTGTTGCTGGACCAAGCGCGTTCGAGGTTTTCAAGGCTGACTTTGAGCATTCAGGATGGGTCAAGGTGTCGACGGTGGGGGCTGACCAGGTGTTGTTTCTAGGGCGAAGGTGCTCCAGGTCATTGCCCTTCTCTCAGTATGGGGTCCCGGGTGATCACATCTTGTTTTTGGACGATGATGAGAAAAATCGTACGGAGTATGGCTATGCCGATGAGAACACTTCTTACGGCACCTATGCGATGGGATCCGGCAGGTACCGTTCTGTTCATCCAGACATTTCCTGGAAGCGTGGCGATGAAATGCATCTGGCAGCATGGCTCTTCCCTCATGATTGAAGCACTGTTATTTCTATGCAAGCTGTTACCAGGCTATCTGACCGTGCTATTATAGGCTATCTGACCGTGCTATAGATGTTGTTCAGTGGTTATTTTGCAAGCTGCTACCAGGTTATCTGACCATGCTATAGATGTTGTTGTTCAGTGGTTATTTTGCAAGCTGCTCACATGTTATCTATCTGACCGTGGTATGTATGGTGGTTGGTGTGGTGTTCAGTGGAAACCATGCAAGACATGAAAtgcattagtactccctccgttcctaaatataagtctttttagagattacactatggactacatatgaagcaaaatgaatgaatctacactctaaattatgtctatatacatccgtatgtagtttatagtagaatctctaaaaagacttatatttaggaacggagggagtagtatttatctgTACTATAGGTTATTCTGTTAGTTGCCATGCATCAGTAATTCTCTGAACTAATTATGGTGGTTACTATGCAAGCTGTTGATGGTGCCGGCTTTCAACTGGTACTATCTTTACTTTTATCAGAAATGCATTGTAGTATTTTCTTCTTCAATTTTTCGATGATTTGGCATGGTGGACTCTGACCTCCTGTAGTGGTAGATTTCCTTTGTGCTCAAGTAGATATCTTGTGGTGGGCCTTGTACAGTTTTGTGGTCTGAACACCTATTTCGAGAACTTTTTCAAGCACAGGACATCTTTTGCTGTCTACACAGTTACTATTAGACAGTGGAACATGTTCCTAGACAATATTTTGTACCATTGAATATTTTTATTTGTTAAAAAAATTTCTAAAAGTCGCgacaaattttattgccatgcatatTTCAAATAATACTGAAACATATTTCAATACAGCCATACGAAATCTTTTCTGGAaattttatgattatgaatatATTTTTATCAAACCCAAGTTATGAAATATTTATGTGTTGAAAACTGTAATAGTCAAGATCTTGGCCTCCATCCCATGGCATTACTAAAGAAGAGATCTAGCACACCAATCATGAAAGGAGATTCCTAATGCAAAGTGGACTTTTGGCTCTCAGGATAAACTGATCCATGACGGAAATAAACAGTACAAAAATAAATCTGAGAGTGAGTCTTGTACCAGCAAATTTGGTGATTTGCAGTATGCATGAAaaatatatactactccctctgttccaaaatatttgtctttctagagatttcaacaagtgactaaatacggagcaaaatgagtgaatctacactctaaaatatgtctatatacatccgtatgtggtagtccatttgaaacaaatattttggaacggagggagtactaatgagCTACAATtgcgttttcaaatttgaaaacgtgTTTTGGTTCATTATTTCCCCACAGTTCAAAAAATCAGTTGCAATTTGAAAACAATATTGAGTCATTTGCATGGGGGTTTTGCTTTGAATTTTGGGTGAGTATAACATTAAAAAAAAGGAATACTCTTTGCTCACCCCTTCCATTTGCTAGGTCACCCAACTActcctggccatctcaggcccggccctgttggcccacccaggcccggccctaaaatccagggcctaggcccgatgggcttgcccatgggccgggcttgggcctgagttttaAGCCCACCAGTAGGAcctggacgggcttgggcttggcatattggcattttaaggaagaggcctggcccacggccctaagccctaagggccttttagggctttttaccagatgggtcgggcttgggcttgaaaagtaggcccaaTGATAGGGCTTGGGAGGGCCGGGGCCTTAGTTTTCTACCGtgggcttttttaggcccggccCAAGCCTGGCCtggcccggcccatggccagatatacaCCCAACAAACATTTTCGTTTTGTTTTCCTTtcatttttatttccttttctctcttttttattttttaattattttattgTAATATTACATCTCTTCTCTTTTCATTATTTGTTTATCATTTTCTTTAAATTTTATTTCTTTGATGTTTTTGTCCTTTGCCTATATGTAAGCCGTTGATGTTTGCTTTACAAAAGTTTCAGGCGATAGCCTTTTATTGGGCgatttctaaaataaattgtttaTTTGTGACTAGATCGGTACAGCTTTCTTCTGATAGAAGtatgtgttgttttgttataagagGTCAAATCAAGACGAAGGAGTGTAACCCATTATTCTTTTTGAAACTACCAAGTTGCATGTTTCTTAAATAGATAAACATATTTCGTAGACTAACACTTCAATAAAAAAAAATCTATACAGAACATTAATTTTCGTATACCTAAATATTTTTCCATAGACCGTCAGCATATTAGAAACTGTTTTAGGATATTTGTGAACATTTTCTTTCACATGCCAAGCATTTGTTCCAATTAATTCATATAAATATGCTTTTTGAATTGGCCTCCATTTTGAAGCTACATTGCCGACTGAAAACGAAGTTATTTCTCTCGTAAAAACGAGAAGGCGGGAAcctctttttattttgttttccagTGAGCGGGCATGTGGCCCATACGGCTCGGGTGGGCCTGGGCTGTACGTATCCACGCCACTAAAAAAAAAGGCTGTACGTATCCACTTGGCACGGCCCCAGCCACATTCCACTCACTCCATTCTGCACGCCAGCGACAGCAGCCGCAGCGCGGCGGGGACGGCAACGCGACCCCATCTCCGGCACCGGGACGGCGACCGTCTCACTGGTACCCGCCACTCCTTCTCCTCGCGAGCGTTCCTTCTCTCCCCTTGCTCTCTCTGGGGGGGTTTTGGATCTCGCTCCCTGCTCCCGCCGCGTCAGCTGGCAAtgcgcgcaaggtgttcggcgcttTGCCTCAGCCCGGGCAAAAATGTTGCTGTGCCGTCATTCTTCGCTGATGCTGTTTCTTGTTTGCACTGTAGGACCGATGGCAGCAGAGAACAATCGGCACTGGAAGCCACCGTCGTCGTGGTCAGCCCTCCCGCTGGAACTGGCAGGCCTGgtgctccgcttgctccccgcataCGCCGACCGCGCCCGGTTCGCCGCGGTGTGCCCACAGTGGCGTGCCGCAGCCAGGCAGAAGCTGACGCCCCCTCCACTGCCGCTGCTCGCGCTCCCTGACGGCACCTTCTACAGCCTCCCCTACGGCGAGCTCTTCCGCTTCCCCGGCTGCGGCTTTGCTGGGTACAAGAGCGCCTGCGGCAGCTGGCTTGTCTTCCCCCGCGACGATGGGTGCTTCCTTGTCAACCCTTTCTCCAGGGCCACCGTGACGCTCCCTGCTCTCTCGAGCGTCCGACTCCGGCCTCCAAATGCAGTCACTAAGTGGTCAGATGTGGGAAAGGCGAAATGTGCCGAACCTTTCTGCACATGGATGCATATCAATGATTCAGAGGAGCTGCACATAATTAAGCTGCTCCTGTGCTCGCCAAACCTCGTTGCTGCACTGGTCGGTGTTGAATACACCAGTCAGATCCTAATGTGCCAGCCAGGGGCCTTGTCGTGGTCGGTACGTGCATGCGATGAGTGTAAGGATTTTGAAGACATGGCATTCTACCAGGGAAAGCTCTATGCCATCACCGATGATGAGGACCTCCTTGTGGTGAACGTCAGCAGTGACCAAAGCACCGGCGATCCACAGGTTTCTCGGGTTGGAAGGGTCATCAAGGCCAAGGGTGACCATTGCTACAAGGGGGACCTCAGTGTCTACCATGTTGTGTGTCGAGAGAACTCTGTACCCGTCATGCCCGTCAAGAAGGTCTATCTGGTTGAATCGTGTGGCGCGTTGCTGATGGTACGCAGGAAGATTTGGTGCCAGGCTCCTAGACCTGGAGTGACCAGTAAAATTGTTGCTGGAAAGAGCGAGTTTGAGGTATTCAAGGCTGACTTTGAGCATTCACGGTGGATCAAGGTGTCGACCGTGGGGGATGACCAGGTTCTGTTTGTAGGGCGAAGGTGCTCCAGGGCTCTGTCTGCGTCTCGGTATGGCTTACTGGGCAATCGCATCTTCTTTTTGGATGACGATGACGAGCATCGCGTGGACTACTTCTACGACAAGGAGAACACGTCTTGCAGCTCCTATGACATGAGACTCGGCGATGTCTCTTCCCCTCATCCAATGATTTCCTGGAAGCGCCGCAAAGAGATGCGTCTGGCAGCATGGCTATTCCCCCAGGACTGAATTGAAGGTGCTATATTGTTGTTGGCTTGTTGTTATACAAGCTACTCCCATGTTTATCTAACCATGCTGTAGATGTTGGTGTCCATCCTTTATTTTGCAAGCTGCTCACAGGTTATCTATCTGACTGTGGTAAACATGGCGGTTCATTATGGTGTTCGGAGGTCCCATACAAGCCGTGAAATGCCTTAGTGGAGAGTATTTAACTTTCTTATGCCATAGTTGCCATGTATCAGTGATTGTCTGAATTTATTATGGTGGTTACTATGCAAGCTGTTAACTGCATCGGTTTTCAACCTGCACAGTTCAGTGGTTCTCCTACAAGCCGCAAAATGA encodes:
- the LOC119349555 gene encoding F-box protein At2g26160-like, producing the protein MAAEKKPHLQPPALSWSSIPLELAGLVLGLLPAQADRARFAAVCPQWRAAARQQQRLPSPLPLIALPDGTFYSLPYTKPFRFPGCGFAGYQSACGSWLVFPRDDGCFLVDPFSRETVTLPPLSSVRLRPPNAVAKWSYEHGAKLADPYLTWMHVKDSEELHISKLVLCSKNLVAALVGIGYTSQILMCQPGALSWSVRAYDRCKGFEDMAFYRGKLYALTKDENLLMVNISQDHSTGDPQVSRFGQVIKGDPWFSYVFGTTTMLCKKLYLVESCGAMLMVRRTIFCRVPDDGGAVAGPSAFEVFKADFEHSGWVKVSTVGADQVLFLGRRCSRSLPFSQYGVPGDHILFLDDDEKNRTEYGYADENTSYGTYAMGSGRYRSVHPDISWKRGDEMHLAAWLFPHD
- the LOC119349556 gene encoding F-box protein SKIP23-like, with the protein product MAAENNRHWKPPSSWSALPLELAGLVLRLLPAYADRARFAAVCPQWRAAARQKLTPPPLPLLALPDGTFYSLPYGELFRFPGCGFAGYKSACGSWLVFPRDDGCFLVNPFSRATVTLPALSSVRLRPPNAVTKWSDVGKAKCAEPFCTWMHINDSEELHIIKLLLCSPNLVAALVGVEYTSQILMCQPGALSWSVRACDECKDFEDMAFYQGKLYAITDDEDLLVVNVSSDQSTGDPQVSRVGRVIKAKGDHCYKGDLSVYHVVCRENSVPVMPVKKVYLVESCGALLMVRRKIWCQAPRPGVTSKIVAGKSEFEVFKADFEHSRWIKVSTVGDDQVLFVGRRCSRALSASRYGLLGNRIFFLDDDDEHRVDYFYDKENTSCSSYDMRLGDVSSPHPMISWKRRKEMRLAAWLFPQD